The following are from one region of the Camelus ferus isolate YT-003-E chromosome 13, BCGSAC_Cfer_1.0, whole genome shotgun sequence genome:
- the TMEM50A gene encoding transmembrane protein 50A → MSGFLEGLRCSECVDWGEKRNTIASIAAGVLFFTGWWIIIDAAVIYPSMEDFNHSYHACGVIATIAFLMINAVSNGQVRGDSYSEGCLGQTGARIWLFIGFMLAFGSLIASMWILFGGYVAREKAIVYPGIAVFFQNAFIFFGGLVFKFGRTEDLWQ, encoded by the exons ATGTCTGGATTTCTAGAAGGCTTGAGATGCTCTGAGTGCGTTGATTGGGGGGAAAAGCGCAATACTATTGCTTCCATTGCTGCTGGTGTTCTG ttttttacaGGCTGGTGGATTATCATAGATGCAGCTGTCATTTATCCCAGCATGGAAGACTTCAACCACTCCTACCACGCCTGTGGTGTTATAGCAACCATAGCCTTCCTAAT GATTAATGCAGTATCGAATGGACAAGTCCGAGGTGATAGTTACAGTGAAGGCTGCCTGGGTCAAACAG GTGCTCGAATTTGGCTGTTCATCGGTTTCATGTTGGCCTTTGGCTCTCTGATTGCATCTATGTGGATTCTCTTTGGAGGGTATGTTGCTAGAG AAAAAGCCATAGTATACCCTGGAATTgctgtatttttccaaaatgccTTCATCTTTTTTGG agGACTCGTTTTTAAGTTTGGCCGCACTGAAGACTTATGGCAGTGA